A genome region from Blautia coccoides includes the following:
- a CDS encoding sugar ABC transporter ATP-binding protein: protein MEDKKDDIVLSIRGMSKSFGRNRVLDHINLDVKRGTVMGLMGENGAGKSTMMKCLFGTYQKDEGNIFLEGREVSFSGPKDALENGIAMVHQELNQCLERNVVDNLFLGRYPTNSMGVIDEGRMKKEASELFRKLGMTVNLTQSMRHMSVSQRQMCEIAKAISYNSKVIVLDEPTSSLTVQEVDKLFEMMRMLKEQGISLIYISHKMDEIFEICDEISVLRDGNLVMTKRSDETDMNELIAAMVGRSLENRFPPVDNTPKDVILSIQHLSTKFEPHLQDISFDVREGEIFGLYGLVGAGRTELLETIFGVRTRAAGRVYFNGRLMNFGSAKEAMEHGFAMITEERKANGLFLKGDLTFNTTIANLEQYKSGLALSDSKMIKATSNEIKIMHTKCMGPDDMISSLSGGNQQKVIFGKWLERGPQIFMMDEPTRGIDVGAKYEIYELIINMAKQGKTVIVVSSEMPEILGITNRIGVMSNGHLSGIVNTKETDQEELLRLSAKYL, encoded by the coding sequence ATGGAAGATAAGAAAGATGATATCGTCTTATCCATACGCGGTATGAGCAAGTCCTTTGGCCGAAACAGAGTTCTGGACCATATCAACCTGGATGTGAAACGCGGAACGGTTATGGGACTTATGGGTGAGAATGGTGCCGGTAAGTCAACGATGATGAAATGTCTTTTCGGTACATATCAAAAGGATGAGGGAAATATCTTCCTTGAGGGCAGGGAAGTGAGCTTTTCCGGACCGAAAGATGCTCTTGAAAACGGTATTGCAATGGTTCATCAGGAATTGAACCAGTGTCTGGAAAGAAATGTGGTTGATAATCTGTTCCTTGGCCGTTATCCCACCAACTCCATGGGTGTGATCGATGAAGGAAGAATGAAAAAGGAAGCCTCCGAGCTTTTCAGGAAACTCGGTATGACTGTAAATCTGACACAGTCTATGCGGCACATGTCCGTGTCACAGAGACAGATGTGCGAAATTGCCAAAGCCATATCCTATAATTCAAAGGTGATCGTTCTTGACGAGCCTACCTCTTCCCTGACAGTGCAGGAGGTAGATAAGCTCTTCGAGATGATGAGAATGTTAAAAGAGCAGGGGATTTCTCTTATTTATATTTCTCATAAAATGGATGAGATTTTTGAGATCTGTGATGAGATATCCGTACTTCGTGACGGTAATCTGGTCATGACGAAACGTTCTGATGAGACAGACATGAACGAACTGATCGCAGCTATGGTTGGCCGTTCTCTTGAAAACAGATTTCCGCCGGTTGACAATACACCAAAAGATGTGATCTTGTCTATCCAGCATCTGTCCACAAAGTTTGAACCTCATTTACAGGATATTTCATTTGACGTAAGGGAAGGTGAAATCTTCGGACTGTATGGTCTGGTTGGGGCAGGGCGTACAGAACTTCTGGAGACCATCTTCGGTGTCCGCACCAGAGCGGCAGGGCGTGTTTATTTTAATGGCCGCCTTATGAATTTCGGCAGTGCAAAGGAAGCCATGGAACATGGATTTGCCATGATCACTGAGGAGAGAAAAGCCAACGGACTTTTCTTAAAGGGAGATCTTACCTTTAATACTACTATTGCAAATCTGGAACAATATAAGTCCGGTCTGGCACTTTCTGACTCCAAGATGATAAAGGCAACTTCCAATGAGATCAAAATCATGCATACCAAGTGCATGGGGCCGGATGACATGATCTCAAGCCTTTCCGGTGGTAATCAGCAGAAGGTTATTTTCGGAAAATGGCTGGAACGCGGCCCGCAGATATTTATGATGGATGAGCCTACAAGAGGAATCGATGTGGGCGCCAAATACGAAATATATGAGCTGATCATCAATATGGCCAAACAGGGAAAGACAGTCATTGTTGTTTCCTCTGAAATGCCTGAGATCCTGGGGATCACCAACCGGATTGGTGTAATGTCCAATGGACACCTTTCCGGAATTGTGAATACAAAAGAGACAGATCAGGAAGAACTTTTAAGGCTCAGCGCAAAATACCTATAA
- a CDS encoding MFS transporter, with protein MQEKIMDIPSPKNFNLMVLGQIISILGSALLRFALSLYVLDTTGSESLFATMFAISNIPLLLAPLGGAIADRFNRRSLMVIFDLTSSVIALSLILLMNMCSISILVVGSTMVLLSIVSALYTPAVTASIPLLVGKEKLEGANGLVQAVQSLSAVAAPVLGGILYGIMGLETVVAVSCISFFLSAVMEVFIKIPFQKRQWDGHIIPTITRDMKDGFLYVIRQKFIRKAGMIAVLLNLILVPYFLVGVPIVLRVTMQSSDTLYGMGMGFVNFATILGALSIGFFAKKMRLKTLHRWIITCALLMIPTAVSLMPFVLGMGYYPSFILFMLGAVPIAASMTIISIYIVTKVQKMTPNENLGKVMAIMTAVAQCAAPIGQILYGIIFEKWSAQIFIPTIFVGIVTLLLGVLTQQMLKNEEELS; from the coding sequence ATGCAAGAAAAAATAATGGATATCCCATCACCAAAAAACTTCAATTTAATGGTATTGGGTCAGATCATTTCAATTTTAGGGTCAGCGCTGCTGAGGTTTGCGCTTTCTCTGTATGTATTAGATACAACAGGCAGCGAATCTTTATTTGCCACAATGTTTGCCATATCAAATATACCGCTTTTGCTTGCGCCGTTGGGTGGAGCGATCGCTGACAGATTCAATCGCCGCAGCCTGATGGTGATATTTGATCTTACCAGCAGCGTAATTGCATTGTCTCTGATCTTACTTATGAACATGTGCAGCATTTCTATTTTGGTCGTTGGGAGCACCATGGTACTTTTGTCTATTGTCAGCGCCTTATATACCCCCGCTGTAACGGCAAGTATTCCACTGCTGGTGGGAAAGGAAAAACTGGAGGGTGCAAACGGTCTGGTTCAAGCAGTTCAGTCATTGTCAGCTGTGGCGGCCCCGGTTTTGGGTGGAATCCTGTACGGGATCATGGGCCTTGAAACTGTTGTTGCGGTTAGCTGTATCTCGTTTTTCCTGTCTGCTGTAATGGAGGTTTTCATCAAGATACCATTTCAGAAAAGACAATGGGATGGACATATCATACCCACCATCACAAGGGATATGAAGGATGGTTTCCTATACGTTATCAGGCAGAAATTTATACGGAAGGCCGGCATGATCGCTGTCTTGCTGAACCTGATCCTGGTTCCTTATTTCCTTGTAGGGGTGCCCATTGTTCTGCGGGTAACGATGCAGAGCAGTGATACTTTGTATGGAATGGGAATGGGATTCGTTAATTTTGCCACCATATTAGGCGCATTGTCTATTGGTTTTTTTGCGAAAAAAATGAGGCTGAAAACATTGCACCGCTGGATTATTACCTGCGCTCTGTTGATGATACCTACAGCAGTATCTCTGATGCCCTTTGTACTTGGCATGGGTTATTACCCCTCCTTTATCTTGTTTATGCTGGGTGCTGTTCCGATTGCGGCAAGTATGACGATCATTTCTATTTACATCGTCACGAAGGTTCAAAAAATGACACCGAATGAAAATCTTGGAAAAGTCATGGCAATCATGACAGCAGTCGCTCAATGCGCAGCTCCCATAGGACAGATATTGTATGGGATCATCTTTGAAAAATGGAGCGCTCAAATATTTATACCGACAATCTTTGTGGGTATTGTGACACTGCTGCTGGGTGTTCTGACACAGCAGATGCTGAAAAATGAGGAGGAACTGTCATGA
- a CDS encoding LytR/AlgR family response regulator transcription factor: MLNLVICDDEKSLRNDLRKVLETELELSGETFKITEFDCGEALVRALNEAVFDVIFLDIEMKDLDGVATAREIRKKTSAPEIIFVTSYPDFVFQGYEVQALNYILKPYRREKIVSVLHTALERLGRDTEKYYLVESKGQTLRLPLNQIRYFSSDRRSVNAVTPEDFYTFYGKLSELETEMPDNFVRIHNRYLVNLKYVQSIQGNSVLIDEEELPVSRSCKQDLAIAFAKYMLE, from the coding sequence ATGCTGAATCTGGTAATTTGTGATGATGAGAAATCACTGCGAAATGATTTGAGAAAAGTTCTGGAGACAGAGCTAGAGCTGTCCGGAGAGACTTTTAAGATCACAGAATTCGACTGCGGAGAAGCCCTGGTACGGGCACTGAACGAAGCTGTGTTTGATGTTATTTTTCTGGATATTGAGATGAAGGATTTGGATGGTGTGGCAACAGCCCGGGAGATAAGGAAAAAGACATCTGCGCCTGAGATCATCTTTGTCACCTCCTACCCTGACTTTGTATTCCAAGGATATGAGGTACAGGCTCTCAATTATATACTGAAGCCCTATCGAAGGGAAAAGATCGTCTCTGTTCTGCACACTGCCCTGGAACGGCTGGGGAGAGATACGGAAAAATATTATCTTGTGGAGTCCAAAGGCCAGACACTGCGCCTTCCCCTCAATCAGATAAGGTATTTTTCCAGTGACAGACGTTCTGTAAATGCCGTTACCCCGGAAGATTTTTACACCTTTTACGGAAAACTTTCTGAGTTGGAAACAGAAATGCCTGATAATTTTGTAAGAATACATAACCGCTATCTTGTGAATCTGAAATACGTGCAGTCCATACAGGGAAATTCCGTTCTGATCGATGAAGAAGAACTGCCTGTCAGCCGTTCCTGCAAACAGGACTTGGCAATCGCATTCGCAAAATATATGCTGGAATAG
- a CDS encoding TetR/AcrR family transcriptional regulator, with protein MRRHKEPEVRKGELLDAAQKLFVEKGYAKTTVTDILNVHGLSKGVFYYYFKSKEEVMDAIIQRMVDDMVVQAKKIVADPDMTPLQKISAILMGQGQSEEMIKDKENMTRQFHEVQNAEMHQKSLALSIKHLAPVMAEIFKDDNGTNVFSTDYPQETVALFLAAGQVIFDEGLFQWSEEESVRYAAAFIEMMEKTLGVPPGYFSELKGKFA; from the coding sequence ATGCGCAGACATAAAGAGCCGGAAGTAAGAAAAGGCGAGCTATTAGATGCAGCACAAAAGCTGTTTGTAGAAAAAGGGTATGCCAAAACAACGGTTACTGATATCTTGAATGTTCACGGGTTATCAAAAGGTGTATTCTACTACTATTTCAAATCCAAAGAAGAAGTCATGGATGCGATCATTCAGCGGATGGTCGATGACATGGTAGTTCAAGCGAAAAAGATCGTGGCAGATCCTGATATGACGCCGCTCCAAAAGATATCGGCCATTTTGATGGGGCAGGGCCAGTCAGAGGAAATGATAAAAGACAAGGAAAATATGACACGCCAATTTCATGAGGTTCAAAACGCTGAAATGCACCAAAAGAGCTTAGCACTAAGCATAAAGCACCTTGCACCTGTTATGGCGGAAATATTCAAAGATGATAACGGCACAAATGTATTTTCCACTGATTATCCACAGGAGACAGTTGCTTTATTTCTGGCAGCAGGACAGGTGATTTTTGATGAAGGATTATTTCAGTGGAGTGAAGAGGAGAGCGTCCGGTATGCTGCTGCTTTCATTGAAATGATGGAAAAAACATTGGGAGTTCCTCCGGGATATTTTAGTGAACTAAAGGGAAAATTTGCATGA
- a CDS encoding ABC transporter permease encodes MYGKLIMNDIRKSKLISITIAAFMTAAAVLTSAAGMLGINLFGAVDHLMEEAKAVHFLQMHSGDIDSQRLQSFADSQENVEAYQLARFLNVNGADIFIGENSLEESVQDNGFSTQNKDFDFLLDLNGDVIHPADGQVYVPLGYKKDGSAEVGDNLTVHGVSLKVAGFLRDSAMNPDLAGSKRFLVSENDFRDLETFGSMEYLIEFRLKDQAAFRALQSDYFAAKLPANGPPVISRPLLIMMNAVTDGMMIAVLIMISILVIIVAFLCIRFTLLAKIEEDYREIGVLKAVGLPVKDIAKLYSAKYGAVAGSACILGFLFSLPLSTPLMENMRLYMGDSGRGAAAPLIGALGALLIFLVVMWYVKSILRRFRKIPTAQAVRFGAPTEKSKGAKGFRFSENRLFSRNVFLGVKDVLSRKKLYATMFAVLVISSFILIVPQNIYNTISARSFMTYMGIGENDFSIHLAQTQSTDVLQAAADISAALAADEKIERYTVLSGMVFSMPAKDGRMERLRVDLGDHNAFPVMYSQGGAPTTDSEIALSSLNAEELVKKPGDKLTLIVDGEEKHMTVCGIYSDITNAGKTAKASFETSNADFMRVVIPVELRDKTAAAETASKYQSRFPFATTAVADEYVRQTFGSTLDAIQKASYASAAVAVLLTILVTLLFMKMLVAKDRYSIAVLKSMGFTSGDIRRQYMARSVTVTALGIVVGVILANTLGEAAGGVLISSFGAATFSFAGTPWFAYLFSPLMIGMCVMVATVLGIWEIGRLKISRFIKEA; translated from the coding sequence ATGTATGGAAAACTGATCATGAATGACATACGGAAAAGTAAATTGATATCAATCACGATTGCCGCCTTTATGACAGCGGCCGCGGTTTTGACATCGGCTGCAGGTATGCTGGGTATCAATCTGTTCGGTGCGGTTGACCATTTGATGGAGGAGGCAAAGGCAGTTCACTTTTTGCAGATGCACTCCGGTGATATTGACAGTCAGCGGCTTCAAAGCTTCGCAGATTCCCAGGAAAACGTGGAGGCATATCAACTAGCCAGGTTCCTCAATGTGAATGGGGCTGATATTTTCATAGGGGAAAATTCGCTGGAGGAAAGTGTACAGGACAACGGCTTTTCCACGCAAAACAAAGATTTCGACTTTTTGTTGGATTTAAACGGTGATGTGATTCATCCGGCCGACGGCCAGGTCTATGTTCCTCTTGGCTATAAAAAGGATGGCAGCGCGGAAGTAGGCGATAACCTGACTGTACATGGTGTGTCTCTGAAGGTTGCCGGATTTTTGCGCGATTCAGCAATGAACCCTGATCTTGCCGGCTCCAAGCGGTTTCTTGTCAGCGAAAATGATTTCAGGGATTTGGAAACCTTCGGCAGCATGGAATATTTGATCGAGTTCCGCTTGAAAGACCAGGCGGCGTTCCGGGCGCTTCAGTCGGATTATTTTGCAGCTAAACTGCCTGCCAACGGTCCGCCTGTTATCAGCAGGCCGCTGCTCATCATGATGAACGCAGTGACAGATGGTATGATGATCGCAGTGCTGATCATGATAAGTATCCTTGTGATCATCGTGGCATTTCTCTGTATTCGTTTTACACTTCTCGCCAAAATCGAGGAGGATTACAGAGAGATTGGCGTGCTGAAGGCCGTGGGCCTGCCCGTTAAAGACATCGCAAAGCTGTATTCTGCCAAGTACGGAGCAGTTGCCGGGTCAGCCTGTATTTTGGGGTTTTTATTCTCACTGCCCCTTAGTACCCCATTAATGGAGAATATGCGTCTTTATATGGGAGACAGCGGCAGGGGTGCAGCCGCGCCGCTCATAGGAGCCTTGGGCGCTTTACTCATCTTCCTTGTAGTGATGTGGTATGTGAAATCAATTTTGCGGCGGTTTCGTAAAATACCCACGGCGCAGGCTGTGCGGTTTGGTGCGCCTACGGAAAAATCGAAAGGGGCAAAAGGATTTCGTTTCAGTGAAAACAGACTCTTTTCGCGTAATGTCTTCCTTGGTGTCAAGGATGTGCTTTCCCGTAAAAAACTCTATGCGACCATGTTTGCGGTGCTTGTTATTTCATCCTTCATTTTGATAGTTCCGCAGAACATCTATAATACCATTTCGGCAAGAAGTTTTATGACATATATGGGCATTGGGGAAAATGATTTTTCAATACATTTGGCGCAGACACAGTCGACTGACGTTTTACAGGCAGCAGCGGATATCAGTGCTGCACTTGCGGCGGATGAAAAGATCGAGAGATACACGGTGCTTTCCGGTATGGTATTCAGTATGCCGGCAAAAGACGGCCGTATGGAGCGGCTGCGGGTCGACTTGGGTGACCATAATGCCTTCCCTGTCATGTATTCGCAGGGCGGCGCGCCGACAACTGATTCGGAAATCGCGCTTTCCTCCCTGAACGCTGAGGAACTTGTAAAAAAGCCGGGAGACAAACTGACATTGATCGTGGACGGCGAAGAAAAGCATATGACCGTATGCGGAATTTATTCCGATATTACAAATGCCGGGAAAACGGCAAAAGCCTCGTTTGAGACGAGCAATGCTGATTTCATGCGGGTGGTTATCCCGGTAGAACTGCGTGATAAGACGGCAGCAGCGGAAACAGCGTCCAAATATCAGTCAAGGTTCCCGTTTGCCACAACTGCGGTTGCCGACGAATATGTGCGCCAGACCTTCGGCAGTACATTGGATGCCATACAAAAAGCGTCTTATGCTTCCGCCGCTGTGGCTGTATTGCTTACTATACTGGTCACATTGCTGTTTATGAAAATGCTGGTGGCAAAAGACAGGTATTCCATCGCAGTCCTGAAGTCTATGGGTTTCACAAGTGGGGATATCCGAAGGCAGTATATGGCCCGCTCCGTAACCGTGACGGCCCTGGGGATAGTGGTGGGTGTTATTCTGGCAAATACATTGGGTGAGGCGGCCGGCGGGGTATTGATCTCTTCTTTCGGTGCTGCCACCTTCAGCTTTGCAGGAACCCCCTGGTTTGCCTATCTGTTTTCTCCGCTGATGATTGGAATGTGCGTCATGGTGGCTACGGTGCTCGGCATATGGGAGATTGGCCGGCTGAAAATTTCGAGATTTATTAAGGAGGCATAA
- a CDS encoding galactose/methyl galactoside ABC transporter permease MglC, whose protein sequence is MAKGNSKILTAEQEIQLRQPIEDHVGKIQTKIDSLRADGIDKVISLQNKIDSIKRDRNFNKQEKEAEIAKFRGEMEKAKAVEAKNKDEISRLIADAETYLKAHFDKDYYEPVKESCVQEKAAVQEKHRRKIAELEREHQEILSKLTDHQEIKDEKYVYKNRLFDAKMQLEKDLQQVKDRRHMAYNYRYHLIDMLRMSKFTFMESRAQKWENYRYTFNRRAFLLQNGLYIAIILIFIMLCAITPVVKNVPLLTYNNVLNILQQASPRMFLALGVAGLILLTGTDLSIGRMVGMGMTTATIIMHQGINTGAVFGHVFDFTGMPIGVRVVLALVMCIVLCTFFTAIAGFFTARFKMHPFISTMANMLVIFGLVTYATKGVSFGAIEPTIPNMIIPKLNGFPTIIIWAVAAIAIVWFIWNKTTFGKNLYAVGGNPEAAAVSGISVFGVTVGAFILAGILYGFGSWLECARMVGSGSAAYGQGWEMDAIAACVVGGVSFTGGIGKISGVVVGVMIFTALTYSLTILGIDTNLQFVFEGIIIIAAVTLDCLKYVQKK, encoded by the coding sequence ATGGCGAAAGGAAACAGTAAGATTCTTACGGCTGAACAGGAAATACAGCTGCGTCAGCCAATCGAAGATCATGTCGGTAAAATACAGACAAAGATTGACAGCTTAAGGGCAGATGGCATAGATAAAGTTATCTCTCTTCAAAATAAAATTGACAGTATAAAGAGAGACCGCAATTTTAATAAGCAGGAAAAAGAAGCCGAGATCGCTAAGTTCAGGGGCGAAATGGAAAAGGCCAAAGCAGTTGAGGCGAAAAATAAAGATGAGATTTCCAGATTGATCGCTGACGCGGAAACTTATCTCAAAGCACACTTTGATAAGGATTACTATGAGCCGGTCAAAGAAAGCTGCGTGCAGGAAAAAGCTGCCGTACAGGAAAAACACCGCAGAAAGATTGCCGAACTGGAAAGAGAGCATCAGGAGATCCTGTCAAAGCTTACGGACCATCAGGAGATAAAAGATGAAAAGTATGTCTATAAAAACAGGCTGTTTGATGCAAAAATGCAGTTGGAAAAGGATCTTCAGCAGGTAAAAGACAGAAGACATATGGCATATAACTATAGATATCATCTCATTGATATGCTTCGGATGTCAAAATTCACCTTTATGGAGTCCAGAGCACAGAAATGGGAAAATTACAGATATACATTTAACCGCAGGGCATTTCTCCTGCAGAATGGTCTGTATATCGCTATCATTTTGATCTTTATCATGCTGTGTGCCATTACACCGGTGGTAAAAAATGTTCCTCTGCTTACATATAACAATGTTTTAAATATTCTTCAGCAGGCTTCTCCGCGAATGTTTCTCGCGCTTGGTGTGGCTGGCCTGATCCTTCTTACAGGTACTGACCTTTCCATCGGACGTATGGTCGGAATGGGTATGACGACCGCAACGATCATTATGCACCAGGGTATTAATACGGGTGCGGTTTTCGGTCATGTGTTTGACTTTACAGGTATGCCTATTGGTGTAAGGGTAGTTCTGGCACTGGTGATGTGTATTGTTTTATGTACGTTCTTTACAGCCATTGCAGGTTTCTTTACAGCCAGATTTAAAATGCATCCTTTTATCTCAACAATGGCGAATATGCTGGTTATCTTCGGACTTGTGACATACGCAACAAAGGGTGTGTCCTTCGGTGCCATTGAACCTACAATTCCGAATATGATCATTCCTAAATTAAATGGCTTCCCAACCATAATTATCTGGGCAGTAGCGGCAATTGCCATTGTATGGTTCATCTGGAACAAAACGACATTTGGTAAAAATCTATATGCTGTGGGCGGCAACCCGGAAGCGGCGGCAGTTTCAGGTATCTCAGTATTTGGTGTAACTGTGGGAGCGTTTATTCTGGCAGGTATTCTTTACGGGTTCGGTTCCTGGCTTGAATGCGCAAGAATGGTTGGTTCCGGCTCTGCAGCCTATGGTCAGGGCTGGGAAATGGATGCAATTGCAGCCTGTGTAGTGGGCGGCGTATCCTTTACCGGTGGTATCGGTAAGATCTCAGGGGTGGTAGTTGGTGTAATGATCTTTACTGCTCTTACTTATTCTCTTACCATTCTTGGTATTGACACAAACCTTCAGTTTGTATTTGAGGGTATCATCATTATCGCGGCAGTAACACTCGACTGTCTGAAATATGTTCAGAAGAAATAA
- a CDS encoding ABC transporter ATP-binding protein, which yields MENIITGKNIVKTFGTGNEQVKALDSVDAEVKRGEFVAVMGPSGSGKTTLLHTLSGMDSITSGSVKFKDAELSGLSENALADVRRTKMGFIFQQPTMLKNLNLLDNIILPAAWGGRRASVKLMHKAKDLMKIMGIDGLEYGDVTEVSGGQLQRAGICRALMNDPEILFADEPTGALNSKSAEEILGLLGEINREGTAILLVTHDAKVAAKADRVLFTKDGSIVSDLLLLKFMGKDLEARTEKIMAKMSAIGI from the coding sequence ATGGAAAATATTATTACCGGAAAAAATATAGTCAAAACTTTTGGAACAGGCAATGAACAGGTGAAGGCGCTGGACAGCGTTGATGCAGAAGTCAAAAGAGGTGAGTTTGTGGCAGTGATGGGGCCTTCCGGCTCAGGGAAAACCACACTGCTGCATACTCTTTCCGGCATGGACAGTATCACAAGCGGATCAGTGAAATTCAAAGATGCCGAGTTATCCGGACTTAGCGAAAATGCCCTTGCGGATGTACGCCGGACAAAGATGGGATTTATCTTTCAACAGCCCACCATGTTAAAGAACCTGAACCTTTTGGACAATATTATTCTTCCCGCAGCGTGGGGCGGCAGGAGGGCTTCTGTCAAACTCATGCATAAGGCAAAGGATCTGATGAAGATAATGGGCATTGACGGACTGGAATACGGGGATGTCACAGAGGTTTCCGGTGGACAGCTCCAGCGCGCCGGAATCTGCCGCGCTTTGATGAATGATCCGGAGATCCTCTTTGCCGATGAACCGACCGGTGCCCTTAACTCAAAATCGGCAGAGGAAATCCTGGGGCTGCTTGGGGAGATCAACAGGGAAGGCACAGCGATCCTGCTTGTGACCCATGACGCAAAGGTAGCTGCCAAAGCCGACAGAGTGCTTTTTACCAAAGACGGCAGCATTGTTTCAGACCTGTTGCTGCTGAAGTTCATGGGAAAGGATTTGGAGGCAAGGACAGAAAAGATCATGGCAAAAATGTCGGCCATTGGAATTTAG
- a CDS encoding substrate-binding domain-containing protein codes for MKKKIVLITMAVLFGLSATACGSDNSSTDKADTTKQTDKEEPAADTSEVANKDKPLVWFNRQPSNSSTGALDMAALTYNDDTYYVGFDANQGAELQGEMVKTYIENNIDKIDRNGDGVIGYVLAIGDIGHNDSIARTRGVRKALGTGVDKDGDINSEPVGTNSDGSASAVQDGSIEVGGKTYTIRELASQEMKNSAGATWDAATAGNAIGTWASSFGDEIDVVVSNNDGMGMSMFNAWSKDNTVPTFGYDANNDAVAAIAEGYGGTISQHADVQAYLTLRVLRNALDGVDIDTGIGTADEAGNVLGDDVYVYKEDERSYYALNVAVTADNYKDFTDSTKVYEPVSTQLEESAHATKKVWLDIYNASDNFLSSTYQPLLQNYDDLLNLDVDYIGGDGQTESNITNRLGNPSQYDAFAINMVKTDNAASYTSLLNQ; via the coding sequence ATGAAGAAAAAAATTGTTTTGATCACAATGGCAGTATTGTTTGGACTTTCAGCTACCGCATGCGGTTCTGATAATTCCTCCACAGACAAGGCGGACACAACAAAACAGACAGACAAAGAGGAACCGGCAGCTGACACATCTGAGGTGGCAAACAAAGATAAACCTTTAGTATGGTTTAACCGCCAGCCGTCCAACAGTTCTACAGGCGCACTTGATATGGCAGCTCTTACTTATAATGATGATACATACTATGTGGGATTCGATGCAAATCAGGGTGCTGAGCTGCAGGGTGAAATGGTAAAAACATATATCGAGAATAATATTGATAAGATTGACCGCAACGGTGACGGCGTGATCGGCTATGTTCTGGCAATCGGTGATATTGGACATAATGACTCCATCGCACGTACAAGAGGTGTTCGTAAGGCACTTGGTACAGGTGTTGACAAAGACGGTGACATCAACAGTGAACCGGTGGGAACGAATTCAGACGGTTCCGCATCAGCTGTACAGGATGGTTCCATTGAAGTGGGAGGAAAGACATATACCATCCGTGAGCTGGCTTCCCAGGAAATGAAGAATTCCGCAGGTGCTACATGGGATGCTGCCACAGCAGGTAATGCCATCGGTACATGGGCTTCTTCTTTTGGCGATGAGATTGACGTTGTTGTTTCCAATAACGATGGTATGGGCATGTCCATGTTCAATGCCTGGTCAAAGGACAACACAGTTCCGACCTTTGGATATGACGCAAACAATGATGCAGTGGCTGCTATCGCAGAAGGCTACGGCGGAACGATCAGCCAGCATGCGGATGTACAGGCATATCTGACCCTTCGCGTTCTCCGCAATGCTCTTGACGGAGTAGATATCGACACAGGTATCGGTACAGCCGACGAAGCAGGGAATGTCCTGGGCGATGATGTATATGTGTACAAAGAGGACGAACGTTCTTACTATGCACTGAATGTTGCAGTTACCGCTGATAACTATAAAGACTTTACAGATTCAACTAAAGTTTACGAGCCTGTTTCCACACAGCTTGAGGAAAGTGCACATGCGACTAAGAAAGTATGGCTGGATATCTACAATGCTTCTGATAACTTCTTAAGCTCAACATATCAGCCGCTTCTTCAGAACTACGATGATCTTCTTAACCTGGATGTAGATTACATCGGCGGTGACGGACAGACAGAGTCCAATATCACAAACCGTCTTGGAAATCCAAGCCAGTACGACGCATTTGCCATCAACATGGTTAAGACAGACAACGCAGCTTCTTATACATCTTTACTGAATCAGTAA